In Alkalihalobacillus sp. TS-13, the following are encoded in one genomic region:
- a CDS encoding S-layer homology domain-containing protein yields the protein MVFSKVRLFFVCFLTFIVIAAPFSNSVQAEEPVQLDYVALGDSLAVGVTPTRSVGSSYSDFLAKQLLQINHLGTYTKQYAAPGYTSTQVLEDIQNDVRKKNMDGSEDTEGIQKHISEAEMITLNIGANDMLAVIDIDPHTGTISYDEEVFAQVLSDVGKNIVQIISLIKTLNPSADIYVMGYYNPFPYLPDSEQPKVLIALEQLNNVINTAASSTGATYVPTAEAFNPNGKEYLSNPQDIHPNETGYLVLANSFWKLIEVKDAEVFTDVDLEKWSHDSIQYLVKKGIIKGYGDGTFGPDDFFRRDHASQMLTRSIVYNPEVPPAAYTDLALENPAFPMISILSHNGILQGYKDGTFKPENSLTRAEMAIILVKAHGLEGSGEGTFTDVPNTHWAYDAINTLAEHGITIGVGNNKYAPNRPVEREEFATFLERALHQ from the coding sequence ATGGTGTTCAGTAAGGTTAGATTGTTTTTTGTTTGTTTCTTAACTTTTATCGTTATCGCAGCACCGTTTTCAAACTCGGTTCAGGCCGAAGAGCCAGTACAATTGGACTATGTCGCTTTAGGGGATTCACTTGCTGTAGGAGTTACACCCACGCGTAGTGTTGGGTCAAGCTACAGTGATTTTCTTGCAAAACAGCTTCTTCAAATCAATCATCTCGGTACCTACACAAAGCAATATGCTGCCCCAGGATATACATCTACTCAAGTTTTAGAAGATATACAGAACGATGTACGTAAAAAGAATATGGATGGCAGCGAAGATACGGAAGGTATTCAAAAACATATCAGTGAAGCTGAAATGATTACATTGAACATCGGAGCGAATGATATGCTCGCTGTTATCGATATCGATCCACATACCGGTACGATATCGTATGATGAAGAAGTTTTCGCTCAGGTTTTATCAGATGTTGGGAAAAATATCGTTCAAATAATAAGCCTTATAAAAACTTTGAATCCATCTGCTGATATTTATGTGATGGGCTATTATAACCCATTTCCATACCTCCCCGATTCAGAACAGCCGAAGGTCCTGATAGCATTAGAACAATTGAATAATGTTATAAACACAGCTGCAAGTTCTACGGGAGCTACGTATGTTCCAACAGCTGAAGCATTTAACCCTAATGGTAAAGAGTACCTTTCCAACCCACAGGACATCCACCCTAATGAAACTGGTTATCTCGTTCTAGCAAACTCTTTTTGGAAACTGATCGAGGTTAAGGACGCAGAAGTGTTTACAGATGTCGACCTAGAAAAATGGTCACATGACTCCATACAATATTTAGTTAAAAAAGGAATCATAAAGGGATACGGGGATGGAACATTCGGTCCTGACGACTTTTTCAGACGTGATCACGCCTCTCAGATGTTAACGAGAAGTATCGTTTATAATCCCGAGGTACCACCCGCTGCTTATACTGATCTAGCACTAGAAAATCCAGCTTTTCCAATGATCTCAATACTCAGCCACAATGGTATCCTCCAAGGATATAAAGATGGAACATTCAAGCCAGAAAATTCACTCACCCGAGCAGAAATGGCAATTATATTAGTAAAAGCCCATGGATTGGAAGGTTCAGGTGAAGGAACCTTTACGGATGTACCAAATACCCACTGGGCATATGATGCTATCAATACTCTTGCAGAACACGGCATCACCATAGGTGTCGGGAACAATAAATATGCTCCGAATCGACCGGTGGAACGAGAAGAATTTGCTACTTTCCTTGAAAGAGCGTTACATCAATAA
- a CDS encoding acyltransferase: protein MGVETRRLNLDEIQLARAFAIIAVLLVHSSSTGVTSVPTDSLLFPIYNFFNVAGKLGTPTFIMLSAFVLFYNYYPRKTDATLIKNFYIKRLKYILIPYLLFSGLYFGVKWFAYYDYPSFGFALNKFLYLVALGKAHPHLYFVFISVQLYLLFPFFMLLFKRFKRLRKHAFWLGIAIQWIWVYLNKEYFHITLKGSISLSYMSFYFVGAYLGIYYHDLREKMKDHLIRFKTLAFIFFLYGTLVVLYTGYMYLVRIGAYGIVSNNLPDLINQYIAEFTWATHALFAGLGLFLLAHWAEKSFQPSRKRFFMEIGATSFGIYLIHPMLLMIMRYFVQGGSPLVFHGWQILTFIVIFVLSWAIVRLTHKLIPQYWIIFGKMPPMETSRKYKADAHRNTSTSLSS, encoded by the coding sequence ATGGGAGTGGAAACACGGAGATTGAACCTGGATGAAATCCAATTGGCAAGAGCGTTTGCTATCATTGCAGTATTGCTGGTGCATTCCTCATCTACTGGAGTTACGAGTGTGCCTACGGATTCTTTATTATTTCCAATCTACAATTTTTTTAATGTTGCTGGAAAGCTTGGTACGCCGACATTTATCATGTTAAGTGCTTTTGTCCTTTTTTATAACTATTATCCACGAAAAACAGATGCAACTTTGATCAAAAATTTCTATATTAAACGATTGAAATATATTTTGATTCCTTATCTGCTCTTTTCCGGCCTTTATTTTGGAGTCAAATGGTTCGCTTATTATGACTACCCGAGTTTTGGGTTTGCCTTAAATAAATTTTTATACCTGGTTGCGCTAGGTAAGGCGCATCCGCACTTATATTTTGTCTTTATCAGTGTTCAATTGTATTTACTATTCCCGTTCTTTATGTTGTTGTTTAAAAGATTCAAGCGTTTGAGAAAGCATGCCTTCTGGTTGGGAATAGCCATTCAATGGATATGGGTGTATCTGAACAAGGAATATTTCCATATCACTTTGAAGGGATCCATTTCATTATCTTACATGTCCTTTTATTTCGTAGGAGCGTATCTAGGTATCTATTATCATGATTTGCGTGAAAAAATGAAGGATCATCTCATTCGGTTTAAAACCTTAGCGTTCATCTTTTTCTTATATGGTACCCTAGTAGTTCTGTACACTGGATATATGTATTTGGTCAGGATCGGAGCTTACGGGATCGTGTCAAATAACCTTCCTGATCTGATCAACCAATATATTGCTGAATTTACGTGGGCTACACATGCGTTGTTTGCTGGATTGGGATTATTCCTTCTTGCGCATTGGGCAGAGAAGAGTTTTCAGCCAAGCAGAAAAAGATTTTTTATGGAAATTGGAGCTACATCTTTTGGGATATATTTGATTCACCCTATGCTACTTATGATCATGAGGTATTTCGTTCAAGGTGGTTCCCCATTGGTATTCCACGGTTGGCAAATATTAACCTTTATAGTGATTTTTGTTTTAAGCTGGGCAATCGTACGGCTTACTCATAAGCTCATTCCTCAATATTGGATCATATTCGGTAAGATGCCTCCAATGGAAACGAGTAGAAAATATAAAGCTGATGCACACAGAAATACTTCAACGTCTCTGTCTAGTTAA
- a CDS encoding S8 family serine peptidase, which translates to MKMRKPFLFLVIFLLAFSNVAFGATSPVSKSSLEKVEKLDRQLVKTIEKQDSEKKYKPSDEVRIIVELENEPAMFSAQSSGKSYQDLSASDKKKLRNDAIDAQKKVKDSIKKASIPMEYNQSFTTIVNGFSGKVQYKFIEMIEKQANVESVHIAHKYERPELQEPDMIYSKELVKAQQTWEDFGYKGEGMTVAVIDTGIDPSHRDMVLSEETDPELSEQSVNDLIAEEGLRGKYFTEKVPYGYNYADQNQEVLDLGPGASMHGMHVSGTVGANGDEENGGIKGVAPEAQILGMKVFGNDPGMPFTYSDIYVKAIDDAIMLGADVINMSLGSTAAFVRPEDPEQKAIERAVNNGVMMAISAGNSARFGEGFDNPYASNPDIGVVGSPGLSTDSLQVASFENQYLDLAGFNVTVDGEERDPVAYLSASSVDPSSLGEGNYEVVYAGLGRMPGDSEVDQDANDFEDVDVEGKIALIQRGEATFVAKTLNAQEHGAVGVIIFNNTSGYVSMATDPSITIPQLFVLKQPGDELRDELNDGKTVEIAFQGEKVTALNPENGKLSSFTSWGTTPNLDFKPEITAPGGNILSTLNDNKYGLMSGTSMAAPHVAGGSALVMQRVDEEFDLSNTDRVEMAKNILMNTSKPQIDKGLYNDYYKPGLNYSPRRQGAGLMDLHAAMSTPVVVTEVESGIGKASLKEMDGQATFTLKLENFSDQSAVYKTNGTVQTDLVLDGYNYVETQGIFKDGTVSGEAPFLGEFPIEITSANGSEVDGEYHVLVPANDTIEVEVSIDLTDAVDWGYNVPLSEIFENGHFVEGFVSFTDVNDVNPELNVPYVGFNGDWDQAPIVDKTIYEDGSFYGITGLVSPSGNDYGFLGTNAVSDEAHGDKVAFSPNGDGVQDSVLPVLSFLRNAKKVKFSVLDEEENELLTLRTENDVRKHYFDGGAAEMYTIFDAAAWNGKHKGDVVEDGLYHYQIESVVDYDDAEWQSTTIPVYIDTKDPSVDVSYDSESGKITWSADDEGVGVSHFDVLVNNKSVLETPLAGDITEYTVENTSDVKTVKVIAYDWAGNTGMDTAGEADETIPFVTAVTPEALGVYADKVVKVQGYVNDDSDVEKLLINGKQAKLTWDDANKRYTFDTNVEFKTDGIKDIHFVGVDASGNEISFKRTVVIDSTKPKLDVDGPHFTNKEKVELDFKLSDNYDQLRFYIDGSEVYYKEFKEPYEMRSFSKELTEEVSLKDGENRIELKLVDLAGNTTKKNIMIYKTDKKVKDFKDVKDNHWAKDAIQTLNVMGVINGYTDGNFGVNDEVSRVHAAQMIVRELGLSTDNRPDPGFKDVKPSDYGYAEIAAIADEGIMNGYNGKFNPKATVTRAEMTKILVEAYDLKGSAEHKFTDIPVDHWSVDYINTMVANGYVAGYADNTFKPNNKLTRAEFATLLIRMKDDRFKN; encoded by the coding sequence ATGAAAATGCGCAAGCCTTTTCTATTTCTAGTAATCTTCTTACTGGCATTCTCTAATGTTGCTTTTGGTGCAACTAGTCCAGTATCTAAGAGTTCACTAGAAAAAGTCGAAAAGCTAGATCGTCAATTGGTCAAGACAATTGAGAAACAGGACTCTGAAAAGAAGTACAAGCCAAGTGATGAGGTAAGAATCATCGTTGAGTTGGAGAATGAACCGGCGATGTTTTCAGCACAGAGCTCTGGTAAGAGCTATCAAGATTTATCCGCTTCAGATAAAAAGAAGCTGAGAAATGATGCGATCGATGCTCAAAAGAAAGTGAAAGACAGCATCAAAAAAGCCTCAATTCCAATGGAATACAACCAAAGTTTTACAACAATCGTCAATGGATTCAGTGGTAAAGTACAATACAAATTCATTGAGATGATTGAAAAACAAGCTAATGTAGAAAGTGTACATATAGCCCACAAATATGAAAGACCTGAGCTCCAAGAACCAGATATGATTTATAGTAAGGAACTGGTCAAGGCTCAACAAACATGGGAAGATTTCGGTTACAAGGGTGAAGGAATGACAGTGGCAGTAATCGACACTGGTATAGATCCTTCACACAGGGACATGGTTTTAAGTGAAGAAACAGACCCTGAGCTTTCTGAACAATCCGTAAATGATTTGATTGCTGAAGAAGGTTTGAGAGGTAAATATTTCACTGAAAAAGTTCCTTATGGATACAACTATGCAGATCAAAACCAGGAAGTACTTGATCTAGGCCCTGGTGCTAGTATGCATGGTATGCACGTATCCGGTACAGTAGGTGCTAATGGTGATGAAGAAAACGGTGGAATCAAAGGGGTTGCGCCTGAAGCTCAAATCCTTGGAATGAAGGTATTTGGAAATGACCCTGGAATGCCGTTCACTTATAGTGACATTTATGTAAAAGCGATTGATGATGCAATCATGCTAGGCGCTGATGTCATCAATATGAGTTTAGGTTCAACAGCTGCTTTTGTCCGCCCGGAAGACCCAGAGCAAAAAGCGATTGAAAGAGCAGTTAACAACGGAGTAATGATGGCAATTTCCGCTGGTAACTCCGCTAGATTCGGAGAAGGTTTCGACAATCCATATGCTAGCAACCCTGATATCGGAGTAGTTGGATCTCCAGGATTGTCTACAGATTCTTTGCAAGTCGCTTCTTTTGAAAACCAATATCTTGATTTAGCAGGATTCAACGTGACAGTTGATGGAGAAGAACGTGATCCTGTAGCTTATCTTTCTGCTAGCAGTGTGGATCCATCTTCATTAGGTGAAGGAAACTATGAAGTCGTATATGCTGGTCTTGGAAGAATGCCTGGTGATTCAGAAGTTGATCAAGATGCAAATGACTTCGAGGATGTAGATGTCGAAGGTAAGATTGCGCTGATCCAACGTGGAGAAGCGACATTCGTTGCTAAGACTTTGAATGCGCAAGAGCATGGTGCAGTTGGAGTCATTATCTTCAATAACACTTCAGGTTATGTAAGCATGGCAACTGATCCTAGCATCACAATTCCACAATTATTCGTCTTGAAGCAACCAGGCGATGAGTTAAGAGATGAATTGAATGACGGCAAGACAGTTGAGATTGCGTTCCAGGGTGAAAAGGTTACAGCATTAAACCCTGAAAATGGTAAACTATCAAGTTTCACTTCTTGGGGTACTACACCTAACCTGGATTTCAAGCCTGAAATCACAGCACCAGGTGGGAATATCCTTTCAACTCTTAATGATAACAAGTATGGTTTGATGAGCGGTACCTCCATGGCTGCACCTCATGTAGCTGGTGGATCAGCACTTGTCATGCAAAGAGTGGATGAAGAATTCGATCTTTCTAATACAGATCGTGTTGAGATGGCAAAGAACATTTTAATGAACACATCAAAACCACAAATAGATAAAGGTCTTTACAACGATTATTATAAGCCAGGATTAAATTACTCACCTCGTAGACAAGGTGCTGGTTTGATGGATCTTCACGCTGCGATGAGTACACCTGTCGTCGTTACAGAAGTTGAGTCTGGTATTGGAAAAGCTTCATTGAAAGAGATGGATGGACAAGCTACTTTTACTCTTAAACTTGAAAACTTCAGTGACCAAAGTGCAGTTTATAAGACAAATGGAACTGTACAAACCGACTTGGTATTGGATGGTTATAATTATGTTGAAACCCAAGGAATCTTTAAAGACGGTACGGTAAGTGGTGAAGCACCGTTTCTTGGTGAATTCCCGATCGAGATCACTTCAGCTAACGGCAGTGAAGTTGATGGTGAATATCATGTACTCGTCCCTGCAAATGATACAATCGAGGTAGAAGTATCAATCGACTTAACAGATGCAGTTGATTGGGGCTATAATGTACCACTATCGGAAATCTTTGAAAATGGTCATTTTGTAGAAGGATTTGTATCTTTCACAGATGTAAATGACGTAAATCCTGAACTGAATGTCCCTTATGTAGGATTTAATGGTGATTGGGATCAAGCACCGATCGTCGATAAGACGATTTATGAAGATGGTTCATTCTACGGCATCACTGGATTGGTTTCTCCTTCAGGAAATGATTATGGTTTCTTAGGTACGAATGCTGTATCTGATGAAGCACATGGTGACAAAGTGGCATTCTCACCAAATGGTGATGGTGTACAAGATTCTGTGTTACCAGTTCTTTCATTCCTAAGAAATGCAAAGAAAGTGAAGTTTTCTGTACTAGATGAAGAAGAAAATGAATTGCTGACACTCCGTACTGAAAATGATGTCAGAAAACATTATTTTGACGGTGGTGCGGCAGAAATGTACACCATTTTTGATGCAGCAGCATGGAATGGAAAGCATAAAGGTGATGTTGTAGAAGATGGGTTATACCATTATCAAATTGAATCTGTAGTCGATTATGATGATGCTGAGTGGCAATCGACAACAATTCCTGTATACATCGATACTAAGGATCCTTCCGTTGATGTATCATACGATTCTGAGTCTGGAAAGATCACTTGGAGTGCTGACGATGAAGGTGTAGGCGTTTCCCATTTCGACGTATTGGTCAACAACAAGAGTGTCCTTGAAACACCTTTAGCAGGTGATATAACAGAGTACACTGTTGAAAATACAAGTGATGTGAAGACTGTCAAGGTCATTGCTTACGACTGGGCAGGAAACACTGGTATGGATACAGCTGGCGAAGCTGATGAAACAATTCCATTCGTTACAGCAGTAACTCCTGAAGCTCTTGGTGTATATGCTGACAAAGTAGTTAAAGTTCAAGGTTACGTAAACGATGATTCCGATGTTGAAAAGCTTCTTATCAATGGTAAGCAAGCCAAGTTGACATGGGATGACGCAAATAAGCGATATACCTTTGATACAAATGTAGAATTCAAAACCGACGGTATCAAGGATATTCATTTTGTTGGTGTCGATGCTAGCGGAAATGAAATTTCATTTAAACGCACAGTCGTCATCGATTCGACAAAACCAAAACTTGACGTCGATGGTCCGCATTTTACAAACAAAGAAAAAGTAGAGCTAGATTTCAAACTCTCAGATAACTATGATCAACTACGATTCTATATCGATGGCAGTGAGGTTTATTACAAAGAATTCAAAGAGCCATATGAAATGAGATCTTTCTCCAAAGAATTGACGGAAGAAGTTTCATTAAAAGATGGCGAAAATCGCATCGAACTGAAATTGGTTGATCTTGCAGGAAACACCACGAAGAAGAATATCATGATCTACAAGACTGATAAGAAAGTAAAAGATTTTAAAGATGTAAAAGATAATCATTGGGCTAAGGATGCTATTCAAACACTGAATGTCATGGGTGTAATCAATGGCTATACAGATGGAAACTTCGGTGTCAACGATGAAGTTTCTAGAGTGCATGCAGCTCAAATGATTGTACGTGAACTTGGTCTCAGCACCGATAATCGTCCAGACCCAGGATTCAAGGATGTAAAACCTAGTGACTATGGTTACGCTGAGATTGCTGCTATTGCTGATGAGGGGATCATGAACGGTTATAATGGTAAATTCAATCCTAAAGCTACGGTTACACGTGCTGAAATGACGAAAATTCTAGTAGAAGCTTATGATTTGAAGGGATCTGCAGAGCATAAATTTACTGATATCCCAGTTGATCACTGGAGTGTCGACTATATTAATACAATGGTCGCAAATGGTTATGTTGCTGGTTATGCAGATAACACATTCAAACCGAATAATAAGCTGACAAGAGCAGAGTTTGCTACATTATTAATTAGAATGAAAGACGATCGTTTCAAGAATTAA
- a CDS encoding S-layer homology domain-containing protein has product MFRKMLSLFAVIVVSATLVTPSAYASSKEDQVISIAKQYIGTPYKYGGTTPSGFDCSGFMLYVFNKVGISLPRTSLDQSKVGTAVSKSNLQPGDIVYFSNTYKAGVSHSGIYVGDGYFVHAASSGVKKTSINDPYYWGPKYTGARRVIKEEVKETKPEPLPTLPKGEYHDVPNDYWAYDSITYLSKKDIITGYDQSLFKPTNSITRAEVATMLAKAFDLTIKDGKSKALDVPENHWAKGAINASLDAGYFQGYPDNTFRPNEEITRSEIASLFSDAFNLAKVGSATDFKDVPESHWAYNPIQNVSTNGIAAGYTDNTYRPKNNATRSEFSVFLHRAMNR; this is encoded by the coding sequence GTGTTTCGTAAAATGCTGAGTCTGTTTGCAGTGATAGTGGTTTCAGCTACCCTAGTGACACCATCAGCCTATGCAAGCAGTAAAGAGGATCAGGTCATTTCTATTGCTAAACAATACATAGGAACACCTTATAAATATGGTGGTACCACACCTAGCGGATTTGATTGTTCAGGATTTATGCTTTACGTATTTAATAAGGTAGGCATTTCACTACCCAGAACTTCACTAGATCAGTCCAAAGTTGGTACGGCGGTATCAAAATCAAACTTACAACCAGGTGACATCGTTTACTTTTCTAATACATATAAAGCAGGCGTATCACATTCAGGAATATATGTAGGGGACGGATACTTTGTCCATGCGGCATCAAGCGGCGTAAAGAAGACATCCATCAACGATCCGTATTATTGGGGACCTAAATACACAGGTGCAAGAAGAGTCATAAAAGAGGAAGTAAAAGAAACAAAGCCTGAACCACTTCCGACACTCCCTAAAGGGGAATATCATGACGTCCCAAATGATTATTGGGCCTACGATTCTATTACATACTTATCTAAAAAAGATATCATAACAGGCTATGATCAGAGTCTATTCAAACCTACTAATTCGATTACGAGAGCCGAAGTTGCAACCATGCTTGCCAAAGCATTCGATCTTACAATAAAGGACGGAAAATCAAAAGCACTTGACGTTCCGGAAAATCATTGGGCAAAAGGAGCAATTAACGCTTCGTTGGATGCTGGATATTTCCAGGGCTACCCAGATAACACATTCCGGCCCAATGAGGAAATTACACGAAGTGAAATTGCTTCACTCTTCTCAGATGCTTTTAATCTAGCAAAAGTAGGTTCAGCAACTGATTTTAAGGATGTACCGGAATCGCATTGGGCTTACAACCCGATTCAAAACGTTTCTACAAACGGCATAGCCGCTGGATATACTGATAATACGTATCGTCCTAAAAATAATGCGACAAGATCTGAGTTCTCAGTATTTTTACATCGTGCAATGAATAGATGA
- a CDS encoding S8 family serine peptidase, whose product MYKKTWWILLSFFLFSFLNDINSIHAKSEKEYLITFTDEITEGMIEQSGGEILHRYPVINAVAARLPKASAQSLTENPRIDNIEANAPVHIDGQTIGWGFDEIVNNLSDPFENAGNGVKIAILDSGVDTDHPDLRIAGGVSFVKSEPSYEDKNGHGTHVTGIVGAQNNEIGILGVAPKADIYAVKVLNQYGNGSQSEVIAGIQWAIDNDMDIINLSLTSPVGSTALQSILKVAKDKGIFVVSASGNSEEHPSGEHVQYPARYPETIAVGSIKENRSLSTFTMYGPSLDLIAPGENIMSTYLNGKYEESSGTSMATPFVTGTIALYKEFYPDATYEDIQSLLYLYAWDFWPKGKDDKFGYGLVQTPYEKELLPVKDLRVFPSLKNLEKGEIELKWEKSHYPPEHINFNVYRDGKLVRTLSGSSTSFIESVPYGKYTYSATIIDKAGRESPLNTIKVNLQDEYKGFIDVGSTSWYGDAIVHLKQEGIINGYPDGTFLPEESITRGEASMLLGKVFGLDTTRTGTIYKDVSKSYFASGIIQILAERSITKGYPDGKFYPNDSLTRGDAAVLLKRAFNLEVDTYREITDVKKGQYTYEPIQAIYSNGVTTGYPNGTFKPTKEISRAEFAAFVSRIIKQ is encoded by the coding sequence ATGTATAAAAAGACATGGTGGATTTTATTAAGTTTCTTTTTATTCTCATTTTTGAATGACATCAATTCAATCCACGCAAAAAGTGAAAAGGAATACTTGATTACATTTACTGATGAAATAACTGAAGGAATGATTGAACAGAGTGGAGGAGAAATTCTACATAGATACCCGGTCATCAATGCCGTGGCTGCTCGCCTTCCAAAAGCATCTGCTCAGTCACTGACCGAAAATCCTCGGATCGACAATATTGAAGCAAATGCACCTGTCCATATCGATGGACAAACGATAGGGTGGGGATTTGATGAAATCGTGAATAATCTATCAGATCCTTTTGAAAATGCAGGTAATGGAGTAAAGATCGCCATCTTAGACTCCGGGGTTGATACCGACCATCCAGATTTGCGTATTGCCGGTGGTGTTTCCTTCGTTAAAAGCGAACCGTCATATGAGGATAAAAATGGTCATGGAACTCATGTAACTGGTATCGTCGGTGCTCAAAATAATGAGATTGGTATACTTGGAGTCGCACCTAAGGCAGATATCTATGCTGTAAAAGTACTGAACCAATACGGCAATGGAAGTCAATCTGAAGTCATCGCGGGAATCCAATGGGCAATAGACAACGACATGGATATCATCAATTTAAGTTTAACAAGCCCAGTAGGTTCTACAGCTTTACAATCCATATTAAAAGTAGCAAAGGATAAGGGCATCTTTGTTGTATCGGCAAGTGGTAATTCGGAAGAACATCCTTCTGGAGAACACGTCCAGTATCCAGCGAGATACCCGGAAACCATTGCGGTTGGTTCGATAAAAGAAAATCGTTCCTTATCCACTTTCACAATGTATGGTCCATCACTTGATCTCATAGCTCCCGGAGAAAATATAATGAGTACCTACTTGAATGGCAAGTATGAAGAGAGCAGTGGCACTTCTATGGCAACACCATTTGTAACTGGGACCATTGCTTTATATAAGGAATTCTATCCAGATGCTACATACGAAGATATCCAATCTCTCTTATACCTATATGCGTGGGATTTTTGGCCAAAAGGAAAGGACGATAAGTTCGGATATGGACTGGTACAGACACCCTATGAAAAGGAACTCCTACCTGTCAAAGATTTGAGGGTCTTTCCTAGCCTTAAGAATTTAGAAAAGGGAGAGATAGAACTTAAATGGGAAAAATCCCACTATCCCCCAGAACACATCAATTTTAACGTTTATCGAGATGGAAAATTAGTCAGAACTTTATCGGGATCAAGTACTAGTTTTATAGAATCTGTACCTTATGGAAAATACACTTACTCAGCTACGATTATAGACAAAGCTGGTAGAGAATCACCTCTTAATACGATAAAAGTGAACTTACAAGACGAATATAAAGGATTTATTGATGTCGGTAGCACTAGTTGGTATGGAGATGCGATTGTACATCTTAAACAAGAAGGGATCATCAATGGGTATCCAGATGGGACGTTTCTTCCTGAAGAATCGATCACAAGAGGAGAAGCGTCCATGTTACTTGGGAAAGTTTTCGGGCTTGATACGACAAGGACAGGTACAATTTATAAAGATGTGAGTAAGTCTTATTTTGCATCTGGTATCATTCAGATTCTTGCTGAAAGAAGCATTACAAAGGGATATCCAGATGGTAAATTTTATCCTAATGACTCATTGACGCGTGGTGACGCTGCAGTATTATTGAAAAGAGCATTCAATCTAGAGGTTGATACTTATAGGGAAATCACAGATGTCAAAAAAGGTCAGTATACTTATGAACCTATTCAAGCTATCTATTCGAATGGAGTGACTACAGGTTATCCTAATGGAACCTTTAAACCTACTAAGGAGATCAGTAGAGCAGAATTCGCAGCATTCGTCAGCCGTATAATTAAGCAATGA